A DNA window from Streptomyces canus contains the following coding sequences:
- a CDS encoding STAS domain-containing protein, with amino-acid sequence MTPESDDRAPETPAANPYARTRVNGGFTVVEAVGEIDLATAGLLAEHLDAATATDRPDVLVDLRQVEFFDCSGLRVLCRAESRARARGGRLRLVTDGPHLHRLLRASGLWRRFPPLLEFPRFPEFPEKA; translated from the coding sequence ATGACGCCGGAGTCCGACGACCGCGCTCCCGAAACGCCCGCGGCGAACCCGTATGCCCGCACCCGGGTGAACGGCGGGTTCACGGTGGTGGAGGCCGTCGGCGAGATCGACCTCGCGACGGCGGGCCTCCTCGCGGAGCATCTGGACGCGGCGACCGCGACCGATCGGCCCGATGTGCTGGTCGACCTGCGGCAGGTGGAGTTCTTCGACTGCTCGGGCCTGCGGGTGCTGTGCCGCGCCGAGTCCCGGGCGCGGGCGCGGGGCGGGCGGCTGCGATTGGTCACCGACGGGCCGCACCTGCACCGGCTGCTGCGTGCCTCCGGCCTGTGGCGCCGCTTCCCACCGCTCCTCGAGTTCCCCAGGTTCCCGGAGTTCCCGGAGAAGGCGTGA
- a CDS encoding MFS transporter, with the protein MSQKTLTESGQEGAVEAPTAASAKRWWILAVVALAQLMVVLDATIVNIALPSAQADLGFSDGNRQWIVTAYALAFASLLLLGGRIADLFGRKTAFLIGVVGFAAVSALGGAATNFEMLVTARALQGAFGALLAPAALSLLNTTFTDARERARAFSVYGAIAGAGGAVGLLLGGVLTDALDWRWTLYVNVVIAVVAFAGGWLLLHNHRDAANSKLDVPGTLLVAAGLFSLVYGFSNAETHDWSSPETWGFLVAGGALLAAFTWWQTRAAHPLLPLRILLDRNRAASFLAVLISGGGMFGVFLFLTYYLQLNLGFSPTRTGAAFLPMVAALMVAAQVSTTMLVPRIGPKVVIPVGFAVAAVGMAWLTGIGVGSSYLSAVLPQLIVTGFGLGLVMPPAMQLATGGVAAEDAGVASATVNAMQQVGGSIGTALLNTLAASAATGYLAGKDPTNKLVQARATVESYTTAFWWSAGLFAVGALITFLLFRRGVPEQDADAAPVVHM; encoded by the coding sequence ATGTCCCAGAAGACTCTGACCGAGAGCGGGCAGGAGGGCGCCGTCGAGGCGCCGACCGCCGCTTCGGCCAAGCGATGGTGGATTCTCGCCGTCGTCGCGCTCGCCCAGCTGATGGTGGTTCTGGACGCCACCATCGTGAACATCGCCCTGCCCTCGGCCCAGGCCGACCTCGGTTTCTCCGACGGCAACCGGCAGTGGATCGTCACGGCCTACGCCCTGGCGTTCGCCTCCCTGCTCCTGCTCGGCGGGCGGATAGCCGACCTCTTCGGCCGCAAGACGGCCTTCCTCATCGGTGTCGTCGGCTTCGCGGCCGTCTCCGCGCTCGGCGGTGCCGCCACCAACTTCGAGATGCTGGTCACCGCCCGCGCCCTGCAGGGCGCCTTCGGCGCACTCCTCGCGCCGGCCGCGCTGTCCCTGCTCAACACGACGTTCACCGACGCCCGCGAGCGGGCCCGGGCGTTCAGCGTGTACGGCGCCATCGCCGGTGCCGGCGGTGCGGTGGGTCTGCTGCTCGGCGGCGTCCTGACCGACGCGCTCGACTGGCGCTGGACCCTGTACGTCAACGTCGTCATCGCCGTCGTCGCCTTCGCCGGCGGCTGGCTGCTGCTGCACAACCACCGTGACGCCGCGAACTCCAAGCTCGACGTGCCCGGGACGCTGCTGGTCGCCGCCGGTCTCTTCTCCCTGGTGTACGGCTTCTCCAACGCCGAGACGCACGACTGGAGTTCTCCCGAGACCTGGGGCTTCCTGGTCGCGGGCGGTGCGCTGCTGGCCGCCTTCACCTGGTGGCAGACCCGTGCCGCGCACCCGCTGCTGCCCCTGCGCATCCTGCTGGACCGCAACCGGGCGGCCTCCTTCCTGGCCGTGCTGATCTCCGGCGGCGGCATGTTCGGTGTCTTCCTCTTCCTCACCTACTACCTCCAGCTGAACCTGGGCTTCAGCCCGACCAGGACGGGTGCGGCCTTCCTGCCGATGGTCGCCGCCCTGATGGTGGCGGCCCAGGTCAGCACCACGATGCTGGTTCCCCGGATCGGACCGAAGGTGGTCATCCCGGTGGGCTTCGCGGTCGCCGCGGTCGGCATGGCCTGGCTGACCGGGATCGGCGTCGGCTCCAGCTACCTGTCCGCCGTACTGCCGCAGCTGATCGTGACCGGCTTCGGCCTCGGCCTGGTCATGCCCCCGGCCATGCAGCTGGCCACCGGCGGGGTCGCGGCCGAGGACGCCGGAGTGGCCTCGGCCACCGTCAACGCCATGCAGCAGGTGGGCGGTTCGATCGGCACCGCGCTGCTGAACACGCTGGCCGCGAGCGCCGCCACCGGCTACCTGGCCGGAAAGGACCCGACGAACAAGCTGGTCCAGGCCCGGGCGACGGTCGAGAGCTACACCACCGCCTTCTGGTGGTCGGCCGGCCTCTTCGCCGTCGGCGCGCTGATCACCTTCCTGCTCTTCCGGCGCGGGGTGCCGGAGCAGGACGCGGACGCCGCACCCGTCGTCCACATGTAA
- a CDS encoding HemK2/MTQ2 family protein methyltransferase — protein MSGYLGSVRSLIPPLTLPGVYTPQEDTALLAGALSEEPLPPGADVLDVGTGTGALALQAARRGSRVTAVDVSWRAVCTARANAWLTGARVRVRRGNLFHPVRDQSFDLILTNPPYVPAPTNLRPPHGRARAWDAGHDGRFVLDRVCREAPALLRPGGVLLIVHSELSDSGRTVGHLRAAGLKAAVTRRRRIAFGPVLRTREAWLRERGLLPADAAHDEKEELVVVRAELPL, from the coding sequence ATGTCGGGGTACTTGGGCAGCGTGAGATCACTGATTCCCCCTCTGACTCTTCCTGGCGTCTACACCCCCCAGGAGGACACCGCACTGCTGGCCGGGGCCCTGTCCGAAGAACCGCTGCCGCCGGGCGCGGACGTTCTGGACGTGGGCACCGGGACCGGTGCCCTCGCTCTTCAGGCGGCGCGCCGGGGCAGCCGGGTGACCGCGGTCGACGTGTCGTGGCGGGCGGTGTGCACGGCCCGGGCGAACGCCTGGCTGACGGGTGCGCGGGTCCGCGTCCGGCGCGGGAACCTCTTCCACCCCGTGCGGGACCAGTCGTTCGACCTCATCCTGACCAATCCGCCGTACGTGCCGGCACCGACGAACCTCCGGCCGCCGCACGGAAGGGCGCGGGCCTGGGACGCGGGCCACGACGGGCGCTTCGTGCTGGACCGCGTCTGCCGTGAGGCGCCCGCCCTCCTGCGCCCCGGAGGGGTGCTGCTGATCGTGCACTCCGAACTGAGCGACTCCGGACGGACGGTGGGGCATCTGCGCGCGGCGGGCCTCAAGGCCGCCGTGACCCGCCGTCGCCGCATCGCGTTCGGACCGGTGCTGCGCACCCGGGAGGCCTGGCTGCGCGAGCGCGGCCTGCTGCCCGCCGACGCCGCCCACGACGAAAAGGAAGAGCTGGTGGTCGTCCGTGCCGAACTCCCCCTCTGA
- a CDS encoding Ppx/GppA phosphatase family protein — protein sequence MRISVVDVGSNTVRLVVADAEGGVPLPVHTAKWRLRLSDHVRPGGPVPEEAVERLVEAVEEASRTAAKWGAAGPLAFATAVVRSAPNRQEVLRTVRTRTGVGLYTLPGEVEAELTFLGARRWMGWRAGPLALFDIGGGSLEVAFGRGRLPDYVASLPLGAGRLTHEFFEGQDPPPPEAVRALRRKVRHQLRDVASRIRWEGPRTAVATSRTFEQLGRLCGTPPGRRGPFVERRMHRADLREAIEALAALPAARRAELPGISAPRAAQSLAGAVVGHTAMKLTGIRTVTICPWAIREGVLLRHIEDGASWWAEIARRNEEHTSPPEPVPLRIATATT from the coding sequence ATGCGGATAAGCGTGGTGGATGTGGGGTCGAACACGGTCCGGCTGGTGGTGGCGGACGCCGAGGGCGGGGTGCCACTGCCGGTGCACACGGCGAAGTGGCGGCTGAGACTGTCGGATCATGTACGGCCGGGCGGACCGGTGCCCGAGGAGGCCGTGGAGCGGCTGGTGGAGGCGGTGGAAGAGGCGAGTCGGACCGCCGCCAAGTGGGGTGCGGCCGGTCCGCTCGCCTTCGCGACCGCCGTCGTGCGGTCCGCGCCGAACCGTCAGGAGGTGCTGCGCACCGTCCGTACCCGGACCGGCGTCGGGCTGTACACCCTGCCGGGCGAGGTGGAGGCGGAGCTCACGTTCCTCGGGGCGCGGCGCTGGATGGGCTGGCGCGCGGGGCCGCTCGCGCTGTTCGACATCGGCGGTGGGTCGCTCGAAGTCGCCTTCGGACGCGGCCGGTTGCCGGACTACGTGGCCTCGCTGCCCCTGGGCGCGGGCCGGCTGACCCATGAGTTCTTCGAGGGGCAGGACCCGCCGCCCCCGGAGGCGGTGCGGGCACTGCGCCGCAAGGTCCGACACCAGCTGCGGGACGTGGCGTCGCGGATCCGCTGGGAGGGACCGCGCACCGCCGTGGCCACCTCGCGCACCTTCGAGCAGCTGGGGCGGCTGTGCGGAACTCCGCCCGGCCGCCGCGGCCCGTTCGTGGAGCGGCGGATGCACCGCGCCGACCTGCGGGAGGCCATCGAGGCTCTGGCCGCCCTCCCGGCCGCGCGGCGGGCCGAACTGCCCGGCATCTCCGCGCCGCGCGCCGCGCAGAGCCTGGCCGGTGCGGTGGTCGGGCACACGGCGATGAAACTCACCGGCATCAGGACCGTCACCATCTGCCCCTGGGCGATCCGTGAGGGGGTCCTGCTGCGGCACATCGAGGACGGCGCCTCCTGGTGGGCCGAGATCGCCCGCCGCAACGAGGAGCACACCTCTCCCCCGGAGCCGGTCCCCCTGCGCATCGCGACCGCCACGACCTGA
- a CDS encoding iron-containing redox enzyme family protein encodes MDHDRQEPPLPPPRGPVSAAVQEYLLGAGPLPRHETVAGADVYGDDLQLALYICYELHYRGFSGVSSDHEWDPGLLRTRAALEHRFLSALRTDTPAHDSVEDALAGLLVEPVDGTGLSHFLSKEGELWHVREYAAQRSLYHLKEADPHAWVLPRLWGRAKAGMAAVEFDEFGGGRPDRVHARLFADLMTDLGLDTTYGYYLEAACAEMLATVNLMSLLGLHRSLRGALVGHFAAVEITSSPGSRRLAEAMRRTGAGPAAEHFYDEHVEADAVHEQVVRHEVIGGLLAEEPHLAPDVAFGIDVTGLVEDRLAERLLRDWTDGRSSLRTPTLSEIHHIS; translated from the coding sequence ATGGATCACGACCGCCAGGAACCGCCGCTGCCGCCGCCCCGGGGCCCGGTCTCCGCCGCCGTCCAGGAGTATCTGCTCGGTGCCGGACCGCTGCCGCGTCACGAGACCGTCGCAGGCGCGGACGTGTACGGCGACGACCTCCAGCTCGCCCTGTACATCTGCTACGAACTGCACTACCGCGGCTTCTCGGGCGTCTCCTCCGACCACGAGTGGGACCCCGGGCTGCTGCGCACCAGGGCGGCCCTGGAACACCGCTTCCTGTCCGCCCTGCGCACGGACACCCCTGCCCACGACAGCGTCGAGGACGCGCTCGCCGGGCTCCTCGTGGAGCCGGTCGACGGCACGGGACTCAGCCATTTCCTGAGCAAGGAGGGCGAACTGTGGCACGTACGCGAATACGCGGCCCAGCGCTCGCTCTACCACCTCAAGGAGGCCGACCCGCACGCGTGGGTGCTGCCCCGGCTGTGGGGCCGGGCCAAGGCGGGCATGGCGGCGGTGGAGTTCGACGAGTTCGGCGGCGGCCGCCCCGACCGCGTCCACGCCCGCCTGTTCGCCGACCTGATGACGGACCTGGGCCTGGACACGACGTATGGGTACTACCTGGAGGCGGCCTGCGCGGAGATGCTCGCGACGGTGAACCTCATGTCCCTGCTGGGCCTGCACCGCAGCCTGCGCGGAGCTCTCGTGGGCCACTTCGCAGCGGTCGAGATCACCTCCTCGCCCGGCTCCCGGCGACTCGCCGAGGCGATGCGCCGCACCGGCGCGGGACCGGCCGCCGAGCACTTCTACGACGAGCATGTCGAGGCCGACGCCGTCCACGAACAGGTCGTACGCCACGAGGTCATCGGCGGTCTGCTGGCCGAGGAACCGCACCTCGCCCCCGATGTCGCCTTCGGTATCGACGTCACCGGACTTGTCGAGGACCGTCTCGCCGAGCGCCTTCTGCGCGACTGGACGGACGGACGCTCGTCGCTGCGCACACCCACACTTTCCGAAATCCACCATATTTCCTGA
- a CDS encoding NHLP bacteriocin export ABC transporter permease/ATPase subunit, with protein sequence MTSPQDGDLVLSALGQMGTRVDCAGFSRIDLEGPQVLWLVVSGAVDLFAVDAGQQGHWHHLGRLEPGALLLGPVAGPQHTLVARPLRDCVVHRIGLRELYEPAHTQTWSYDEYGNPQYVPPTTSPLEYALALGVGRSLSILFQAPMADERAAAPTDDDVFWMQVPPGSVQYGSLYGAEAAADLLMDPAVWQSMVDQQYRLLTTLDRWIEQLERTHETRTAAGIKAGEAVRAQADRTLLASIGKSKQRTTTADADASYAACKLVADAAGIPLAENAHSGTESDRLDPVERIALASRVRIRSVRLDGSWWRDNVGPLVGHRALSGAPVALLWRRGGYVAVHPATGRETPIEKDNAEEFEPRAVMFYRPLPDRRLSPLGLLRFSMRGTGGDVTNLLLSGLVTVAIGALVPIATGKVLGEFVPKAQTALIVQVCLAVMVSGVVTAAFMLLQNLTMLRLEGRIEATLQPAVWDRLLRLPTKFFTERSTGELASQAMGISSIRRMMAGLGPTVAQSVTIGAMNLGLLFWYSVPMAMAAIGMLVVIAAGFLGLGLWQVRWQRRLVVLSNKLNNQAFQTLRGLPKLRVAAAENYAYAAWASEFARSRELQQKVGRIKNLTSVMGSVYLPLCTLLMFMLLAGPARGSMSAAEFLTFNTSVTMLLTAVTQLTGAFVSAVAALPLFEEIKPVLEAQPEVRTASTRPGPLTGAMEARRLSFRYSEDGPLILDDVSFEIRPGEFVAIVGPSGCGKSTLLRLLIGFDRPVSGSVLYDGQDLAALDQSAVRRQCGVVLQHAQPFTGSILDVICGTEPYTPEEAMAAAAMAGLAEDIQRMPMGLHTIVSGSGAISGGQRQRLMIAQALIRRPRILFFDEATSALDNDTQRTVIESTKALNATRIVIAHRLSTVLDADRVIVMENGKVAQQGPPAQLLADTGGRLHELVRRQMA encoded by the coding sequence ATGACCTCCCCCCAAGACGGTGACCTCGTCCTCAGCGCGCTCGGGCAGATGGGCACGCGGGTCGACTGCGCCGGTTTCAGCCGTATCGACCTCGAAGGGCCGCAGGTGCTCTGGCTGGTCGTGTCGGGCGCGGTGGACCTGTTCGCGGTCGACGCCGGACAGCAGGGTCACTGGCACCACCTGGGCCGTCTGGAGCCGGGCGCGCTGCTGCTCGGGCCGGTGGCGGGGCCGCAGCACACCCTGGTGGCCCGGCCCCTCAGGGACTGCGTGGTGCACCGCATCGGCCTGCGCGAACTGTACGAGCCCGCGCACACCCAGACGTGGTCGTACGACGAGTACGGCAACCCCCAGTACGTACCGCCGACGACGAGCCCGCTGGAGTACGCCCTCGCGCTCGGGGTGGGCCGGAGCCTGTCCATCCTCTTCCAGGCACCGATGGCCGACGAGCGGGCCGCCGCCCCGACCGACGACGACGTGTTCTGGATGCAGGTGCCGCCGGGCAGTGTGCAGTACGGCTCGCTCTACGGCGCCGAGGCGGCCGCCGACCTGCTGATGGACCCGGCGGTCTGGCAGTCCATGGTCGACCAGCAGTACCGGCTGCTGACCACGCTGGACCGCTGGATCGAGCAGCTGGAGCGCACCCACGAGACCCGGACGGCCGCCGGTATCAAGGCGGGTGAGGCCGTGCGCGCCCAGGCCGACCGGACCTTGCTGGCGTCCATCGGCAAGTCGAAGCAGCGCACGACGACGGCCGACGCCGACGCGAGTTACGCGGCGTGCAAGCTGGTCGCCGACGCGGCCGGGATCCCGCTCGCGGAGAACGCGCACAGCGGCACCGAGAGCGACCGTCTCGACCCGGTCGAGCGGATCGCCCTCGCCTCCCGCGTCCGGATCAGGTCGGTGCGCCTGGACGGCAGTTGGTGGCGCGACAACGTCGGCCCGCTGGTGGGCCACCGGGCGCTGTCGGGTGCGCCGGTCGCGCTGCTGTGGCGGCGCGGCGGCTACGTGGCCGTGCATCCGGCGACGGGACGCGAGACGCCGATCGAGAAGGACAACGCGGAGGAGTTCGAGCCGCGCGCGGTGATGTTCTACCGCCCGCTGCCCGACCGGAGGCTCAGCCCGCTCGGGCTGCTGCGGTTCAGCATGCGCGGCACCGGCGGCGATGTCACGAACCTGCTGCTCAGCGGTCTGGTGACGGTGGCGATCGGCGCGTTGGTCCCGATCGCCACCGGCAAGGTGCTCGGCGAGTTCGTGCCGAAGGCCCAGACCGCTCTCATCGTGCAGGTGTGTCTGGCCGTGATGGTCAGCGGGGTGGTGACGGCGGCCTTCATGCTGCTGCAGAACCTCACCATGCTCCGTCTGGAGGGCCGTATCGAGGCGACCCTGCAACCGGCCGTCTGGGACCGGCTGCTGAGGCTGCCGACGAAGTTCTTCACCGAGCGCTCGACCGGCGAACTGGCCAGCCAGGCCATGGGCATCAGCTCGATCCGCCGGATGATGGCGGGCCTCGGTCCCACCGTCGCCCAGTCGGTGACCATCGGTGCGATGAACCTGGGCCTGCTGTTCTGGTACAGCGTCCCGATGGCGATGGCGGCGATCGGCATGCTGGTCGTCATCGCCGCCGGCTTCCTCGGCCTCGGGCTCTGGCAGGTGCGATGGCAGCGGCGACTGGTCGTGCTGAGCAACAAGCTGAACAACCAGGCCTTCCAGACCCTGCGCGGTCTGCCCAAACTGAGGGTGGCGGCCGCGGAGAACTACGCGTACGCGGCCTGGGCCTCGGAGTTCGCCCGCAGCCGCGAGCTCCAGCAGAAGGTCGGCCGGATCAAGAACCTCACCTCGGTGATGGGCTCGGTCTATCTCCCGCTGTGCACCCTGCTGATGTTCATGCTGCTCGCGGGCCCGGCGCGCGGGTCGATGTCGGCGGCCGAGTTCCTCACCTTCAACACCTCGGTGACCATGCTGCTGACCGCGGTCACCCAGCTCACCGGCGCCTTCGTCTCGGCGGTGGCCGCGCTGCCGTTGTTCGAGGAGATCAAGCCGGTCCTGGAGGCGCAGCCGGAGGTGCGCACCGCGAGCACCCGGCCGGGGCCGCTCACCGGGGCGATGGAGGCCCGCAGGCTCTCCTTCCGCTACTCCGAGGACGGTCCCCTGATCCTGGACGACGTGTCCTTCGAGATCCGGCCGGGTGAGTTCGTGGCGATCGTCGGCCCGAGCGGCTGCGGCAAGTCGACCCTGCTCCGGCTGCTGATCGGCTTCGACCGGCCGGTCTCCGGGAGTGTCCTGTACGACGGCCAGGACCTGGCCGCCCTCGACCAGTCGGCGGTGCGTCGGCAGTGCGGTGTCGTCCTTCAGCACGCGCAGCCGTTCACCGGCTCCATCCTGGACGTCATCTGCGGCACCGAGCCCTACACACCCGAGGAGGCGATGGCGGCGGCCGCGATGGCGGGGCTCGCGGAGGACATCCAGCGCATGCCGATGGGGCTGCACACCATCGTCTCGGGCAGCGGGGCGATCTCCGGCGGCCAGCGCCAACGGCTCATGATCGCCCAGGCGTTGATCCGGCGGCCGCGGATCCTCTTCTTCGACGAGGCGACCAGCGCCCTGGACAACGACACCCAGCGCACGGTCATCGAGTCCACCAAGGCCCTCAACGCCACCCGGATCGTCATCGCCCACCGGCTGTCGACGGTGCTGGACGCCGACCGGGTGATCGTGATGGAGAACGGCAAGGTCGCCCAGCAGGGGCCGCCCGCGCAGCTGCTGGCGGACACGGGCGGTCGGCTGCACGAGCTGGTGCGGCGCCAGATGGCGTAA
- a CDS encoding CDGSH iron-sulfur domain-containing protein, whose product MPNSPSDSDRPRRIRVQHRGPLLVEGPVEVELEDGSTVISDRFRVALCTCRRSRRYPWCDTSHRERTRS is encoded by the coding sequence GTGCCGAACTCCCCCTCTGACTCCGACCGACCGCGCCGCATCCGGGTCCAGCACCGGGGCCCGCTGCTCGTGGAGGGCCCCGTGGAAGTGGAGCTGGAGGACGGCAGCACCGTCATCTCCGACCGCTTCCGGGTGGCCCTGTGCACCTGTCGGCGCAGTCGCCGCTATCCGTGGTGCGACACCAGCCACCGGGAGCGGACCCGCTCTTAG